One region of Quercus lobata isolate SW786 chromosome 2, ValleyOak3.0 Primary Assembly, whole genome shotgun sequence genomic DNA includes:
- the LOC115966223 gene encoding uncharacterized protein LOC115966223, with protein MGLLEDFELRESLTKRPPKNMRQLMRRIEEYKRLEDDRLQNRGKAPLLGRSRQGVVPARPKKDFRMQEPEVQIEGVNVAFKEPVHKILDWIKNESFFRWPNKMGGDPSWRNQNLYCTYHRDKGHTTEQCRVLKDHLGQLVRQGT; from the coding sequence atggggctccTCGAAGACTTTGAATTACGGGAGTCATTGACGAAAAGACCTCCCAAGAATATGAGGCAACTtatgagacgcatagaggagtacaaacgcttGGAGGATGATCGGCTGCAGAACAGGGGGAAAGCTCCGTTACTCGGGAGATCTCGGCAAGGCGTTGTGCCGGCAAGACCTAAAAAGgacttcagaatgcaggaacCAGAGGTGCAAATTGAAGGAGTTAATGTGGCGTTCAAAGAGCCCGTGCACAAAATTTTAGATTGGATCAAGAACGAgtcattcttcaggtggccaaacaaaatggggggtGACCCATCTtggaggaaccaaaacctatactgcacATACCATAGAGACAAAGGGCACACTaccgagcagtgtcgggtaCTAAAAGATCACCTCGGGCAGCTAGTAAGGCAGGGTACctga